The nucleotide sequence TCTGGAACTAGGCCTGGAGGAGACATTCCAGGGGAGAAGATTCTGGCTGGGCCCACGTCTAGGCCTGAGGACCTGTCCAACTCGACCCCAGATGGAGTCAGGGGGCACGGTGTCACTCTTGGCCAGATTGTGACCCTTATCCAGACTAGCCTCCTTGAGGATGGACATGGGGCCTTGTCCGCCCCAGGCAGATGGTGTCTTCCTGCAGCCTAAGCAGCTTAGTGCCAGCTGGCTTGTGCATGGCCCACATGCCCTGACCCCTGCAGAGACTGGCCCTTGAGCACACATCCTCCCAGCGCTGCACATGATCTCAGATCCCATTCTGCGTGTCAGCGCTGCCTCCTATGCTTGGCATCAACCCCGCCACAACCCATCCTCGGGGGAGTCTGTGGTGCGGTGAGAAGGTGGCCCACAGGCATTCCAGATTTGCCTCTGGAGTTTGCTTTCTTCCCAGGCAGGACTTAAACTGAAGAACTAAAAAGATGTAGACAAACCCTACCTAGTGGATGTGTAGTGCTTCCTTGGCAGGCCCGCCTTGCTGTGGGTGTGTCAGCTAGCGGGGCAGGTCCTCCAGCCCCATGCTTACTCACTCTGCAGCTCCATTCTGCAATCCTGGAAGTCTGACTTCAAACCTCCCAGCCGCAGGCTGCAAACAAGCCAGGAATCTCTCAGAAAGGACCCAGGCAGTGCAGGAGGCTGCTGCCGACCAGGCCTCTGGCAGGACGTTTGGGGAATGCActttgacccagcagttccacttctaGGATGTTTGCGAATGAACTTGCACAGCTGCAAAGAGAAGCACGAACCGAGTACAGGCACATTCAGAACATGCTGTTTGCACAGATGACAACTTCGACGCTGTCACTGCCCATCTGTGGACTCACGGGAGAGCTGCGAGTCAGAGGTTAAAAGCATGaagtgggccgggtgcggtggctcacacctgtaatcccagtactttgggaggccgaggcaggcatatcacctgagattgggaggttgaaaccagcctggccaacatggtgaaaccctgtctctactaaaaatacaaaaattagctgggcgtggtggcaggcacctgtaagtccagctactcaggaggctgaggcaggagaatcacctgaacccaggaggcagaggttgcagtgagctgagattgcaccattgcactccagcctgggcaacacagtgactctgtctcaaaaaaacaaacaaaaaagcatgaaGTGAATGCCCAGTCTGTACAGTTGggcaagaaagaaaatggcagaCACAAGAGGCATGGTACAGGAGGACGCCGTCAGAATCACGTGACCGTGTACGCACACTGAGGAGCTACGGGACACGCCCCCAGCTGCCAGCCAGCTTCTCCCCAGGGAGAGCACTTTTGCTTTGCTTTATGCCTTTCTGTATTGCAGTTTTTAGCAATCAATTAGATATTACTGCTATAAAAAATGGGAAGCCAAGTAGCATATTACGAACAAGGATAAAAATAACGTGAGGAAGGGGAGCAGTGTATTAAAGGatgtttatttagaaaagaaaaattagctttgACAAGAGACACCTGCACATTTGTGTAGCCAAGGAGATGTCAGAGCAGAGGGTGAATCCTTCATGGAGACTGAACACACAGGTGGCCAGCTGTGGCAGCGACAGTGAACACGTCAGTGGCGGCCTGGGGGCAGAGGCTGAATGCTTTAAGTCTGACGGAGAGCCTGCCTTGCTCAGCCCTGTTACTACATGGAAATCACTGTACGCCACACATGTGCAACTTACAACTCTCAGGTTTCCTGAATGTGTTTTGGAGGCACTGGCCGGTGGGCCGCAAATGCTTGGAAGCTACCATGATGCTTCACACAGGACGATCATTTTGGTAACTCAAAATATAAATGCGGGCttggtgcggtggcccacgcctgtaatcccagcaccatgggaggcttgagcccaggagtgtaagaccagcctgggcaacatagggaaaccctgtctctatacacAGTAGTTCGCCTGGAGccacagctacctgggaagctgagtttgggaagatcacctgagcccatgaGATCGAacctacagtgagctgtgatcgtaccactgcagtccagcctgggcaacagagtgagaccctgtctcaaaaagcaagcAACAAAATGTAAGTGCGACAAAGCTCCCAGTGAGATGCTGCTGCTACTCCGCCATttatgctaaaaacaaaaaactaaaacctATACAAACTTGAAAAGGTGGTTTATAACAGGGATGGGAGGGTTACTCTTGGCTTGGTTAAACCAAGCATCTAGCAGTGCCCAGGCCTATGCCGTCCCTAGCAGCACCTGGAGAATTTGAATGTCGAAACAGCTGACTAGTAACTGAGGGGACTCTAGAGGGGAAGTGTCCTGTGCACCAGTCACACCGCGGCTGTGCTAAGGGACTCGGGGGCAGATTCTTTGCTGCTTGGGTTCTTACGCCACGGTTTGATCTTCACATTCATTATTCAAAATCTTCCAGCAAGGATTAGAAATCAAGACAACTGAATGAAACCCATGTCTGTTTTCCTTGAAGAGTGGTCCTGGGCTCAGGTGCTCACATGGGAATTACATGATTGCGCAAAACTTGGACTGCCCTGTGTCCCTGGAGACCTCGAGCTTGTTTTTGTCTCGGACCAAGATGGCCTCATTTCCATACTGTGAGTACCACATGCTTCGGCTCCTGCTCAGGTATGTCCCGGGAGGCACAGACTCCAActtctgctgttgctgctgccagATGAGCAAGGAGGTGTCCCTGTACCGGAGGCGGGCGTAGCCTTCAGACAAGGCCTTCTCTGCCAGGGGGACGCGGCCACTCATCCCCTCCCCTGTCCTGCTGGACTCCTGGGAATCCTGCTGTTCTGAGATGGCCCACGAGTGGACAGCTGCCACAGGCTTCGCACTAAATTAACGGACAGCTTTCCCAGCTTTGGGGTTTAAGGATCCCTCGTTTAACTGAATGGTAGAAATTAGGAATTCAGCCCATTTGCAGGCAGCGTCCTCAGGAGGGTTGTGTGGCGAGGAAATGAGGCGGCCTCGCCATTCTGAAGACACCTGAGACCCATTCAGGGGACCGCACACAGGTCAGAGCGGCGCCCAGCCACAGCTCTTCCGGGTGCAGCTGTGTGGAATTGATAAGGACGTGGCGTCACACCCTGGGGGGTGATTCTGCCACCATGGCCTGGACCACTGAGTTTGAAGAGATGGATCCAGCGCCCTGAGGAAGGGACATGGTGGCCCCAGACGCAAGCTGCAAGGAGCTCCGGTGGCACGCCCTGCACGCATCTGTCCGAGCCGGCTTTCAGGGCAGCGGCTGTTCTGACCCACCCTGGGGATCCGGCCCCAGCGTCTGTTCAGGTCTCGTCTCTCCCCAAAGATGCTGCTGCAAAGGAACGAACATGCAGTCAGGCGAGGGGAAGTCAAGCGCCCCGGCAGCGGCGGCAGTCTACAGCGCAGCATCAACTGTCTGGGGGTCAGCGGCCTAGATCGAGCTACTTACGTCCGGTGGGGCAGCCTGGGAGCTGGGTGGGGAGTGAGACGGGCGCCCAGTGCCAGCTTTTTCAGTCACTGGGCGGTGCTGGGGAGGCTGCTTGTTGGGGCTTCAGGGTCTCCATCTGTGAAACAGGAGCCAGCGGCGCTTGAAAGGGCGCGGGTTCTCGGCGACGCCGCCAGGCGTCAGCCCCGGGACCGGAAGGGGCCCCCAGGGCCGCCTTTCTGCTCCGAGCATCCAGCTCCCGGGAGGCCCCTGGACCCAAACAAAAACGATGTCAGGAGAAAACGAACAGGGAAGCATCGCAACCCACTCCCGAACGCCCTCCCAGCTGCGCAGCGTCAGGGACCTCCCGTCCTGGGATACCCGCGCTGGGTCAGCCTCAGCGTCCCGAGCCCCCATTGCGCGTCCCCCCCGCCTGCGCGCACCCTGGGGCCCCAGTCGCATGGCCCGCGGCCCCCATCCCCGTGCCCCAGACCCCACGCGCTCTGGGTCGCCCCATCCTCCAGTCCCCTATCGTCCGCCCGCATCCCCGGGTCCCCCACGTCGCCCACCCCAGTCACCGCGCGTCGTGGGCCTCGGAGACGCGGGCAGCGGGGCGAGGCGCTGCAGGGCTCCCAGGGCGGGGCCTGGGGCCGCGGGGCCGTGTCTCCATGGTAGCGCCGCAGGCCTGGCGAGCCGAGCGCAGAGGCTGGGCAGGCGGGTGCGACGAGCCCGAGCCATCGATCGCTCCGGGAGGCCGGGCCGGGCCCGCCCGGAGTAGGAactggaagaggaggaggtggggctggaggaggaggggctggatGGCGAGGGTCTGGACAAGGAgaaggggctggaggaggaggggctggaggaggaggggctggaggaggggctaGAGGAGAAGGGGCTGaagaaggaggggctggaggaggaagggctggaggaggaggggctggaggaggaggggttGGAGGAAGAGCTGGAGGAgaaggggctggaggaggaggggctggaggaggggctaGAGGAGAAGGGGCTGAAcaaggaggggctggaggaggaagggctggaggaggaggggctggaggaggaggggttggaggaagagctggaggaggaggggctggaggaggaggggttGGAGGAAGAGCTGGAGGAgaaggggctggaggaggaggggctggaggaggggctaGAGGAGAAGGGGCTGaagaaggaggggctggaggaggaagggctggaggaggaggggctggaggaggaggggttGGAGGAAGAGCTGGAGGAgaaggggctggaggaggaggggctggaggaggagggtcTGGAGGTGGAGGAGCTTGAGGAGGGGttggaggaggaggggctggatGGTGAGGGTCTGCGCGAGGAGGAGGAGGtttggaggaggaggggctggaggaggagggtctgcgcgaggaggaggaggggttggaggaggaggggctggaggaggagggtctgcgcgaggaggaggaggggctggaggaggaggaggggctgggagcggaggagggaggagggtttGGAAGAGGAGAAGGGGCTGAGGAGGTactggaagagaaagaggagcaggagctggaggaagaCGTGgaagaggagctggaggaggaggaagaggaggagtggGGACGCCCACAACCGTGTTAGTAAGACACTGCTGTACTGTATGGCCTTACCATCTTGGTGGTTTTCCAATTCTGCTTGTGTAGTTACTTTTGCCACTGCTGTTACTGTTTCTATTAGCATTCTTACTCCCAATAATGGATacgattatttttaattaattaaatgtctGGGtatactgtctcaaaaataggtcttcactttgggaggccaagacgggtggatcacgaggtcaggagatcgagaccatcctggctaacacagtgaaaccccgtctctactaaaaaatacaaaaaactagccgggtgagttggcgggcgcctgtagtcccagctactcgggaggctgaggcaggagaatggcgtaaacccgggaggcggagcttgtagtgagctgagatccggccactgcactccagcccgggtgacagagcgagactccgtctcaaaaaaaaaaaaaaaaaaaaaaaaaaggtcttgaaTTTCTCCATCTCACCCAACCAAGCCAGGCCTCTATAGTGCTCATTTGGGCTCCTCAGCAGCCCCATGAACGCGAGatctacttcctttttcactccACCTCCAATCATACTCCAATAACACTCTTAGTATCTACCCCTTTCCCCTAATTTTATGGTTTTCTCCAATGCCAATGAACAAAACTAGCATAATggagcctggtgtggtggcttacctctgagtcccacctacttgggaggctgaggcaggaggatcccttgagccaggagttcgaggctgctgtgagccataatcatgccactgcgctccaactgAGACCAAAGACCAAGACCCCatcactaaaaaaaagaaaagaaagaaaatgagcatAGCAGACATCCAAGGAGGATGCTTAGCGTGAGCACTAAGCCCACAGTTGTGGAacgcacattctttttttttttttttttttttttttttaagagggaatcttgctctgtcacccaggctggagtgcagtagtgcgatctcagctcactgcaacctccgccccccaggttcaagcgattctcctgcctcagactacaggtgcccgccaccatgcccagctaacttttgtatttttagtagagacagggtttcaccatattggccaggctagtctcgaactcccgaccttgtgatccgtctgcctcgcaCTTTCTTTACAAGTACCTACACAGGTCGTTTAGCAAAACTGATCGCGTGCTGGACCATAAATAAGTTTCAACAAATTTGAAAGCGTTTAAATCTTACGTGATTTCTCAGTCTTTCGACCTGGGAAAAGACAGCAACTGAAGATAAACTGCTTTCAAGAGACACAAGAACAAGCCTGTATACAAAGACCCATTGAACACTTTTGCCTCTATCTGGCGGGGTGTGGtttttcacacctgtaatcccagcactttgggaggcctaggcgggcagatcacttgaggtcaggagttcgagaccagcctggccaacgtgatgaaaccctgtctctaccaaaaatataaaaagtactcCAGTTTGGTGGCAAGCGCTCATAATCCCAGCAAgcgtccataatcccagctactactgaggcaggagaatctcttgaacccaggcgacggaggctgcagtgagctgagattgtgctattgcactccagcttgggtgacagagtgagaccccatctcaaaaaataaacaaaaaatttgcCTCTGAGTTAATATGATTTGTTCTATGCCTTGAACTAAATAATTTGAATAGTTACCTGTAAGCTTCCTTTTCCTATTGTTGTCAAAACTATATAGAACTCATATTTCTGTTTGAAACATtacttatattttgttttcccgAGTCAAAAAACCGTTTTTCCTTTTGAGCTATTTTATAGCTACAACAATTAAGTAAAAAACGAAGATTACCCCCTCTTTCTGCCTGATATCTCCAGAGTCTGAAAATGACTTAAAATCCCATTGGCCCCAATCTGATTTGATATCAAGCACCCTCCCTCTAGGCCCAGGGACGATTGCAGAAGAGGTAACTCATGAGATTGTAAGGGCTGGTTTCGAGGGATAAAATGTGTTCAGACCCTCTGAATCAAAGACGGTTCACAAATACCTAAATAGCTGATAGCTCAATACATAAAACTTAGGATAAGTCAATTCTGTAACCTCACTTTCTGGATTTTGGTTTTTGACTCAGCTTAATACATAAAACTTAGAGGTAAGTCAATTTTCTAACCTCACTTTTTGGATTTTGATTTTTGGCTCTTACACAAAaggttggggtttttttgttgttgttttgtttgtttgttttgttttgttttgatttttttgagatggagtctcactctgtggcccagactggactcggctcactgcgacctccacctcctgggttcaagcaattctcttgcctcagcctcccaagtagctaggatcacaggcatgtgccaccatgctggtcaggctggtctcaaactcccgacctcgtgatccatccgcctgcgtggtggtgggcacctataatcccagctacttgggaggctggaacaggagaattgcttgaacccgggaggtggagtttgcaatgagctgagatcacgccattgcactccagcctgggcgacaagagtgaaactctgtctcaaaaaaaaaaataaaaataaaaaaggctttaaaaattaaaaaaaacaaataaataaaatcctaagcccccccAATGGATTGAACAGACCTCCTCTTGGCTAAGGGAaccccagagaaacctgaaaaacagCATTCCTGGCCGTGACAAGAAGGGAGGCTGGACATGCCtcattcttccctct is from Macaca mulatta isolate MMU2019108-1 chromosome 15, T2T-MMU8v2.0, whole genome shotgun sequence and encodes:
- the BRD3OS gene encoding uncharacterized protein BRD3OS isoform X1, translated to MARARRTRLPSLCARLARPAALPWRHGPAAPGPALGALQRLAPLPASPRPTTRGDWGASRELDARSRKAALGAPSGPGADAWRRRREPAPFQAPLAPVSQMETLKPQQAASPAPPSD
- the BRD3OS gene encoding uncharacterized protein BRD3OS isoform X3 — its product is MSGRVPLAEKALSEGYARLRYRDTSLLIWQQQQQKLESVPPGTYLSRSRSMWYSQYGNEAILVRDKNKLEVSRDTGQSKFCAIM
- the BRD3OS gene encoding uncharacterized protein BRD3OS isoform X2; the encoded protein is MARARRTRLPSLCARLARPAALPWRHGPAAPGPALGALQRLAPLPASPRPTTRGASRELDARSRKAALGAPSGPGADAWRRRREPAPFQAPLAPVSQMETLKPQQAASPAPPSD